The Elaeis guineensis isolate ETL-2024a chromosome 12, EG11, whole genome shotgun sequence sequence CTTGACAAAATCTGTCAGCAAGATATTTCACATTCATATGGTTGATGGAAACCTATATAAGCAACATGCTCCATTTTTAGTAAGAATTTGCCTTCAAGTATTAATGCTGAAAACGAGATGGAatgatttgaaacattttatacaGTTAACATGTGGTCTAGTTAACATTAAAAGTTTAATGCATGCTTGTATGGCAATATGTCTCATATTGTATAATAAGAAGTAAGAAGCTTTGCAACATCTACATGGAGGTGTTCTCATAAACATCAAATGGAAATAAGTTGTGTCAAATCCATGCTCTCTTCTGTTCCCTTGCTAATCTACACTACCAGTGCAAAAAACAGCTTAGATACGTGTAGACAGTACTCTAGAAAGTATTCTAGAAGGCTACAAGTGAGTCATTCTTTAAATTTGAATAATGTCATAAATGGTTAACATGACTGCCATGACTATTTGAATTGTTAAACTGTTAATTTGCTAATTATAAATCCATTCTCTATGTTCTGAAAAGCAATTTTTGCAGATAAGGAGCCATGCACAGAAATACTTTCTGAAGGTTCAAAAGAATGGAACAACTGAACATGTACCACCCCCTCGACCCAAGCGGAAAGCAGCTCATCCATATCCACAGAAAGCATCTAAAAATGGCAAGTCCTGTTCAGCAGAATTAGTACCTTTCATATATAGTGAAATGTAATTCATATGTATCATTTGGGAATATCTGCAGCTCCTCTGCTACCTCAAGTGACAGCTTCACTTCAAACTCCATCACTGCTTGAACCAGGGTATGCTCTCCCAGCAGATACATCTATGCTGCAGAACTCTACCACCAGTGCAACTGTGTCTTCGTGGGCTCACAGTTCTGTTCAGCCTGTTAGTGCAACTCATGCAATAAAAGGTAAAATAATTTGCTTGTTATGTGTTTCCCTTGTCTAATAGTTTGTCATTTTTCACCTTTTTTAGACAGTGGCTTGTAATGGATATGCTAATATTGTCACCTTTATAGATGATATAGGGCCTACTGGAGCTGTTGTGGCAAATAACTGCTCTTGTAGCAGCACTGAGAGCCCATCTATAACTTGGGCAACTTGTGAAACAACTGATCATGAAAACCATGTCCCATCCCTTCATGGTTAGTACCTCTTTGtaccatataaatatttattttttaaagagcATATTGGAATGCTTGGTGTTAAGGAAGAAATTAAATGCATAACCAAGTCATtcacctctttttccttcttcattTTTCTGCTTGCTTAGTTTATTGACTCAGTTATCGCTTGGTATGCACTGAAGATCAATATGACTTCGGTGCCATGATGTTGCTTGCTAGTGTATAAAAACTAATGGGAAATATTATCCACCAGGGTTTCTTTACCTAAAGACTGAAGTTTTTGCTATTCCGAGTATATGAAACTATCAAGTGCAGAAGCCTGTGTCACCTGCCTGATTGTCAATATGTTACCTTATCTAATGAGTTCTTGCATGTCCAAGGTGAATGCTTGCATGATCATCTTCATCATACatatttcttcttttcttattctttaaCACCTTATTCTACTTTGTGCTGCCTTTTGGCTTCTTAATGCCTTTTGCTCTTAGCATACCAATTACGAGACCAAATATTTCTCAAGTGTACTCTCATTGCTAGGGATGTAAACGGTTTCTGGTATATCCAATCCGATCTGATAAATTTATTAATTTCTGATCAAGCTTGGATATAGCTAATATATTTGACTTTAATAGGGATGCTGATAGAGATATGTATTTTCGAGTTGTTTTTCACTTATTGAGTTTTGGACATGGATATGATTATGAAGTTTGATGACAGATATTTGTGCGTGCAGATATTCGTATGTACACAAAATTCACAAAAAATCGTCTTATCCAGATTCAAATATGGATATACTTGTGCTTTTATGTTTCATGTATGGGGATCCATATGCAAATAGGCAAAAGTGTATCAGGACCTTGTCACCACTAGATTCTAGATTTTCTTGTTATTGTTTTAGAGTATGCATCCCTTTTTGAAAAGCACTTTATACTAGTGATGTATACTGGATACCTTGGCTCCTGGAGTATAAGATAACTTTGCTCTATGGTTCTGTCAACATTGGCAATGGTTATTGCCCATATTTTGTTCAAACTTATATCTATTTAAATCTGATACAATTATTGCTTGTTTTGATCCAATATTTGTTTTTACCAACTAGGGATATAACTTCCAAGattgtaatgatatttatatttgcATTCGTATATGATGACAAAATGTTAAAATGTATTTGATTATGCACTTAATCAGTCTATATGCTGATGCTAGTACATATAACAAGCATTCAGACTGACTTTGGGCATATACTCTAGATGTAACACACTTGTAGTTAGACTAAAATTATGTGGACAATCTATCCGAGCCTTCAAGCTCTGTCTTAGTTGAGGAAATATAGACAACTGCCTCTATATTCCAAAGTTGAGCTGCCTTTCTGTAACAACTGAGGACACTTTACCCGAACAGGCTAGCTAGAAGGTATTATTTTGGTTCTTTGGCCTTGTATAAGTATATAAGATCTCCCTAGCGCACAACCACGTGGAACTTAAAACATGCATGCATAGATCCTCATATACTTCTCCCATTTAAGCCTTAGCATCCTTAATAGGCTCAGGGTCTAATTGCAAAGATCAAATTACAATCACCATAATTGGCTTGTGGTCAGCCCCAAAAAGGCTTATGTTGCCATATCTCTTAGTCCATATGGGCCATGGGCCAGGTTCACTTTGATAGCATATGTGTTAACCCAGGACCTCATCCAAAAGGATTAGctagaagatattatttggattccttGGGTTGGATATAAATATTCAAGATCTCCCTAGTTCACAATCGATGTTGGACTCAAGACATGTCTGCATGTTTCTTTTTTTATTCTGTATGCTTTCTGGTTTATCATCTTCTCATTTTACCAATGTCTTGTTGCATATCTTTTTTAATATTGTTGGTGTGTTGGAGCTGGATTTTGAGAACAAGTTACCGTTCCTTGTAAACTCTGCTTTGCTGTCAGCATGGTGTGGACCCTTTTTTTCTCTTGATAATGTCAGTGGTTAAGTTTTCTGCAGAAATTCAACAGGTGGAAGATGATCTAATATTTCTGTATTTTTGCCATCAAACATAGTGTCTTTGTTGGAACTTTTAATATATGTTTGTTTCAAGTTTTACATTTCATAACTAGATAACCATTAGTATGATGTGCGGTAATTCTGTTTATGGCTTTCTTGCTCTGCTCTTTTGCCTTTATTTATGTATATCTGGCAGATTTCCTCGCTCACAtttgtcttttttctttttggtatttCATGAAGTTATGCCAGACTTTGCTCAGGTGTACAGCTTTCTTGGCAGTGTTTTTGACCCGAATACAAGTGGTCATCTGCAGAAACTGAAAGAGATGGATCCAATTGATGTTGAAACAGTATGCCTTCATCAAGCTCAATCTTGTTATAGTTCTTAATGTCTTGCAGAAAAACTTGATGCTTTATAAGCACCTCATACAATGTATGTATTTACAGTCTGATCACGAGATGGGTGTTATCATGAGATGGGTGTTTAATTCAGTTGTCCTAATGTTTAATTGTGGAAGCATATTAGTCATATCTATGCAATATCGAAATTACTTTGTTTTCTAACTGAACACATTCACTAAATGCGAAATGCTTAATTGGGTTATTCACAGCTAAGTTTTCTGATTAGATGGACAGTTGATAAGGTTATTGTAGGAAAAAGAGGTCATGGTTCCCTATATTACCGAGGAAAAAGATTTAGTGGCAGCACAGCTTGGTTAGTTAATTAAGTGTTAGTTTTTCTTGTATGTGCAAACTACATGTGCATGATGCATTCATGCACGAGATACACATTTATGAACATGTACATATTTGATCTTGCATGCAGggcatttttttttcctcctgaTTTCTTTTCGTATTAGGACTGTGTTGATTGTTTCTTCTCATTTATGGCAGTAACAACAAGCGAAATGTTTCGGTCCTacattctcttcctcgatctaaCATAATCAAAAAAGTGCTTCACGTTGCATCATTCACATTTTACAATCTCAAATTCCTAACTGGGTGGTGGTTTTCAACATTGTTAAATAATTTCAGGAACAAACAATTTTCATTGATTATGAGAATTTAAAGGCTATGGCTTCCCCCATTAGAAAGTGATGGAATTTGAGCCAAGTTTGAAAGAGCACTATGGTATAAGGTTTGAAGTATTAGATGCCATGGCTAAAGATGAAAAACATATACAATTGATAAAGGTGCGGAATCATCCCAAACTGCTCGGTTCTGGGTGTATTGAGCAGCTATGTTGGTAGTGGACTGGTATGGTTCTAGCAATGAAATTGAGAAACTGGGGAGCAGTGAGAGAGGGAGAAGCAAAAAGAGAGAAGGGAGGGGGGAAGGGAGGGAGAGAAAAGGCGGTGGTGAGTGCCAGCTGCTAGAACGGAGTTGAGGGAGGGGGAAGAGGGCTTTCAAATTCCTCTATTCTCTATGCGTTGGAATTGGGGAAATAGGGGCTTCAGtcctgttttctatttttttaagtgAAGTTGGTAGACATTGCCGACTATActtgttattttctttttttaattttttttaaggtaAATCAGCAATCCTCTCTCCCCCTCCATTGGCCTTGTTCTAGCAGATGCCGCTTACGGCGGCCCTCCCCcacccctctcttcctctcttttcttctcccctcaCATTCCCTTTGCCTCTCTTCCCCCGTTGTGCTGTTCCTCCTGCTCCCTTCCTctctcccctccctctctctcttcctctttctcttcttcctctccccctCCCTTGCCGGTTTTCCTGTTGGTACACACCCGAACAATATGGCATGAAGGCATACTGTAACGTACTACCAGCCTACCGGTGCGGGTGCTGGTTCTGGTACTGTGGACCTTGCAATTAACCTTagttttttgctctaattttaacTAGATTTAGTATATCAATAATCAAAGCAGTTAAAGTTTGAACAATAAACATGTTTAATTCTTTTAAACAATTTGTTTATTACAGGTCGTCGCAAATGTGGTTGTGGGTATATGTGCAAATACACTTAGCCTACCCTTTTTaacaacccttttttttttttgtattcattGACTGACATCAATAAAACTATCTAGTATCCATCACAGTAGGTACATGTAGAGTGAAGGTCAAAGCCACCAAAACTATGGCATATGTAAGTACTGTAATGTACGTTAACCAtaccaattacaatagttatcttGGACTCAACAACTCACAAGGCTGTAACAAACTCAGATTTGTGGTAAATCGTGAATTGCCAAGAAACTTGAAATGAATGAAATTTCTAGCGTTTGATTTTCCATTtgtttaatatcaaaataaaatgatTTGAGGAATTTTGTTTTCTCAAAAGGTTTTGTATCTATAATACAATTAGATTATTGAGAAAAGAGACAAATATTTTTGTAACATTTTAATTGAAATTTTAGCATTTTTATGGTAATTAATACTTGTAAAGTGGAAGGTGGTTATTTGTTATGGGACAGATAAACTAATTATGCAGCTTTGTTGCATTTACTGATTTATTAAGCTGGCCTTGTACAGATAGGATAACGCTTGTAGGTTGGGTTAAgaaaattaaaacatggcatataccatTATTAAAAACTAACTTATTATTTAATGACTAAATGAGATATAAATACAAAATTTGATGTTTATTAATTAAGTTCTTGAAGATTGACTCATGTATGCTACTTTTGAATgttatgttataatatatcactaATTATTTTGAATCTTTTTACTTCATTTTAGGAAGTGCATTATTTATCCCTAGAACTGTTGATCTTTCTGCCGTATCATATGAGAACCTATCTGTTATACTCACACTTTATGTTTGAATCAATGCCCTTTGGTGAAAATATGTGAATATGTTCATTCCGCGCTGGGACAACTAGTATATAGTCCATCATGTATGCTCCCTACTGTTTGCTATAAAAGATTGATGTTTCTGATGGTTGTTGTCCAGGCATTGTTGCTGATGAAGAATCTATCCATTAATTTGACTAGCCCTGAATTTGAGCCCCATGTAAGTGCCTTCATCCTCTAACCAATTCGACTTAATAATTCATGATTAGCTCTAATTCTTTTAGTTTTTGCACATCTGAAGTGCCTTCCATTCTCTCCATCTCCAACCCGAAA is a genomic window containing:
- the LOC105054972 gene encoding protein REVEILLE 8 isoform X3, with the protein product MVSINAKPADGGNGGGAAVLFFSDPHHHHQPPSGPPMALSGIAGGGALPAPAATAAASSSSDDPSKKIRKPYTITKSRESWTEQEHDKFLEALQLFDRDWKKIEAFVGSKTVIQIRSHAQKYFLKVQKNGTTEHVPPPRPKRKAAHPYPQKASKNAPLLPQVTASLQTPSLLEPGYALPADTSMLQNSTTSATVSSWAHSSVQPVSATHAIKDDIGPTGAVVANNCSCSSTESPSITWATCETTDHENHVPSLHVMPDFAQVYSFLGSVFDPNTSGHLQKLKEMDPIDVETALLLMKNLSINLTSPEFEPH
- the LOC105054972 gene encoding protein REVEILLE 8 isoform X2; the protein is MVSINAKPADGGNGGGAAVLFFSDPHHHHQPPSGPPMALSGIAGGGALPAPAATAAASSSSDDPSKKIRKPYTITKSRESWTEQEHDKFLEALQLFDRDWKKIEAFVGSKTVIQIRSHAQKYFLKVQKNGTTEHVPPPRPKRKAAHPYPQKASKNAPLLPQVTASLQTPSLLEPGYALPADTSMLQNSTTSATVSSWAHSSVQPVSATHAIKDDIGPTGAVVANNCSCSSTESPSITWATCETTDHENHVPSLHDFAQVYSFLGSVFDPNTSGHLQKLKEMDPIDVETALLLMKNLSINLTSPEFEPHRKLLSSNSADTEDVKPGGAPKSLQVSESMNASFMVKGE
- the LOC105054972 gene encoding protein REVEILLE 8 isoform X1; translation: MVSINAKPADGGNGGGAAVLFFSDPHHHHQPPSGPPMALSGIAGGGALPAPAATAAASSSSDDPSKKIRKPYTITKSRESWTEQEHDKFLEALQLFDRDWKKIEAFVGSKTVIQIRSHAQKYFLKVQKNGTTEHVPPPRPKRKAAHPYPQKASKNAPLLPQVTASLQTPSLLEPGYALPADTSMLQNSTTSATVSSWAHSSVQPVSATHAIKDDIGPTGAVVANNCSCSSTESPSITWATCETTDHENHVPSLHVMPDFAQVYSFLGSVFDPNTSGHLQKLKEMDPIDVETALLLMKNLSINLTSPEFEPHRKLLSSNSADTEDVKPGGAPKSLQVSESMNASFMVKGE